A region from the Lutra lutra chromosome 1, mLutLut1.2, whole genome shotgun sequence genome encodes:
- the LOC125086334 gene encoding keratin-associated protein 20-2-like, with protein sequence MCYYGNYYGGLGYGYSGLGHGYGCGWDGYGYACYHPCCFGRYWCSGFY encoded by the coding sequence ATGTGCTACTATGGCAACTATTATGGTGGCCTGGGCTACGGCTACAGTGGCCTGGGTCACGGCTATGGCTGCGGCTGGGATGGCTATGGTTATGCCTGCTACCACCCATGCTGCTTTGGAAGATACTGGTGTTCTGGCTTCTACTGA